In the genome of Peromyscus eremicus chromosome 1, PerEre_H2_v1, whole genome shotgun sequence, the window atttagcaATCAACTTCATTATGAAATATTCCTATGCATACATAATACATTTTATGCttgtttaaagtttttaaattgaactatatatcatttaatgtttttaaaaattgttgttacatatataattataaatgtataatattaatCATATTAAGGCTAGTATTCTATATTGCCCTTCTATTTCCAATAATCACATTCATTTTACTAATTGATCTTTTCTATATTGCAGTTTTTCCAGTTGTTTTGCAAGTCAATGGGTTCAATTAGAGTTactcttgattttgttttaattagcatACCAAGTAAGAGTCTTCATTATGGCATCCTCATACAGctccttttgttcatttttttctcctcttccctctcttgtaCCAGATTTGCTGATCTCTTTACTCCCCTCATTTCCTCATCCATGTCATACAACTTTCATTACTTTCCCATCCCTCTCTATTAAATTTTTCTTCCTCTCATGGTCACTTGCTAATTTCATGACCTATAACTTTGCCAtcctatatataataaaaatctaGAATCTAATGTCATCCTGTTTTTCATAGTTGTATCCGTTTACATATCTGTGTTAATTAATCTCTCTTTTCAAAGTACAGAATATTCCATGAATGTGTATATGTCTCTTGAACAATGGCCATGGTCATCTTCCCTCTCTTGTTCCTCTTAGTGTGTGTACTGCTCAAGCATGATCTGTCATCTATCTCTGAAGCACTTAGTCagaatttggtttttgtttctaccTTTATAAGACTTCTACCAAGAGAGCTAGACATATCATGTGTCTGACAAGCTCTGTCTTAACATATTTAACATCTGCTACAATTTTTCCATCTCTACTTTCAAAGTTTCCAATCAGGCTTCTGTCTTTTAGTAGTTTTTTTCTTAGCACACATTCCATATTTACTAATTCACAGACCTTTCTGTGTTTGACCTGTGTGAAGGCATAAGGATTCATTAATAACCAGCCCAATTATGTATTTGGACTCAGGTCAGATATGTGACCTGTCTGGCTCTCTTGACAGACTTCTTATAGAGGTAGAAGTCAAAAATTTTCTGAATGTTAGTAGGAAGACTTCATTCTCTCTGGTTCATATTCTGCTCACCAAATTGCCATTTTCTGTGTATCTCTACTTAGGATTCCTTTGCACCTTCCTGTATCTATGCTTTATGTTATAACCAAGGATCTGTTCttgtatatttcttttcattgtctGTATCAGTAAAATACTCAACAAGGTTGCCTTCATGTGAATTTCTCACACTCATTTTCTTGTGGCCTCCCACAGCTTTTATTGTATAGAATATTTTTCTGTATCACAAAGAGAATGAAAAGCATGTATGCACCCTCTTACCTGTGATCTTTATATCAATGGGGTCACTAGAGTCTGACCACTCATATGGTGAGTGATTGTAAAAACCGTAGCATTTGTAAGTTCCAGCATGGTCAGGTGTCACAGGACCTATTGAGAATTTCGCCTGGGAACCCCCAAGATGATGTTCTGCAGAGAGCTTTAAAGAGTCCTTGattgttccatttttatgtgATGTCAAAATGAAGGTTTCAATCATAATCTCTGAATGACACTGCAGTGTCACCTTCTCTCCTAAATCCACCAGGGGAGTTTGTAAGGCCAAAAGGAAAGGCTTTCTGTAGATTCCTAAGAATAAAGAAATTGTATGAACCTGATCAAAATCTCTGTGTCCTTAAAGACCTATGGTTCTCCCTCAATTGGTCTGTGCTCCCTGTTAGTGCTCCAGTGCACTTGTTCTTGTCTATTTCAACTCTAGACACAGACTCCTCCATCCTTCCATGTCCATTTCCTACTTATCTGACTCTAGGATTAGCACAATATTTACCCACTGGCTTGTTGCAAGAATGTGTCTTTTAACCTCCTTTTTTCCTAGGCCCTATTGTCTTTTTCTAAGACTGGAAAGTGCAGGAAACATGGCAATATTCACACCAGGCTGCTCTATGTGTCCTTTTTATGAAAATTTGGATAAAGTATAATCCTTGGCAGAATGAAGGAATTATTATTGAACGTGGTTATCAGGGAAACACTTCTAGCCCTATGCATGGTTCAAATTGCTATAAGGGTTTCCTGATCCAGAATCAAAAGCATTGTTTCCTCCCAACATGTTGATGAATTAGCATCCTGACTTTACTGTTCTCAGAACATCCCTTCCATGCTTCTAAATTTGCTCTTGACAAGAGTTCTTATATTATTTTCCAATTGTTAACATAATAAATTACCACAAATTTCATTCTTAAAAAGAATACAAGTTTGTGGACATCAGATTCTGAAAAGCTCAAATGGCATAAATCAGGTTTCTTCAGGGATGATAACTACTGAAATCCCTAAGAAATTATCCATTTTTGCCTCCCATCTTCTAGAGCCTCATGCATTCTTTGGCACTTAGACCTTTCCTCCATGTTTAGAGTTTGTGACACGGTGTCTCGTCATGATGATTTGTTTTGCCCACAACTGAATTTTTCCCTATTTTGTTACATCGACCCTTGTAGTTCTACAGACCTGGAATAATTCATGATATCCTTGCATCCTGATATCAACTTGTTaagatctgagttccatcctccaGCCCAATTTATCCTTGGTTTATTTAACACACAGGAAGCCTTAGGGACTAGAAAAAATTCATGACCTTTATGTTTTATTATGTCCACAACAGTATATATTTCTCTGTGTTGAATATTCCTTTATAAGTCCAAACCTCTTACTAACACTGTTTCTGAAAATTCCAGGGTTGGCAGATTTGGGGAAATGAAAGGCACTCAAAACATCATCTCTAACCTGAAATTATGACCTTCACAGGGTCACTGTTGGTTGAAATTTTAATAGGGTAATGATAATTAAAACCATGGCATCTGTATGTCCCTGCATGTTCTGATGTCACAGGATCCAAGACAAATTTCTTCTGGAATGGTCTTCCCTGGATCTGAGGGATAGGATTACCATGTTCTTTGTACAACATGAATGTGTAATAGTCACTGTGAGAGTCACATCGAAGTTCCACATGCTGTCCCAAAGGAACAATATGGCTTGGCCAGGCAGAGAGTGAAGGCTTGTCATGATATCCTGCAGAGGGATgcacagagaaaatatttaatggtgCTCCTTCATCCCTGAGAGCTGAGTCTCCAATTTTCCCTTCTTTGAGGTCCTTTGTATAACACTTTTCTCTGAATTGATACATCCCTTCTTCAATGTGAGAGGCTGAGATGTTCAGGAgaatcaggaagtaaacaaactcTCTATGTTATGGAAAGGTGAAACATTAAAGTGTCATCAGTGGCCCTTCCTAGCTCTATAGAAAGAGTAAGATATTGGAGCAGCTGAGCTCTGAGTGCTAATGTCTAAGACCTTTTGGGCTGCCTGCAAGTTGTACACTGAGATCCAGAGTTTTGCCTTCATGATAATCACTCATATTGTGGTGTGCTTTAAGTAAGGTTTGAGTCACCCTCGCTTCTGTGAGTAACCCCTAACCCACACTACTATCAGTAACAGAGTAAATCCATCGATTCACAGAGTTGTGCTTTGGTGCAATCACAGTTTGGTCTGCCATGGATTTCTTTCATGAGTTGAGTAGATTTGTATGTGTTGTACACAATAGAATCATTTTGAAATGATGAGTGTGAAATACTGTGGTTTTTTGAATAGTTATCGTCCCCATAGACTCTTCTGTTTAATTGCATGGCACACAGAGAATATCACTAACAGGAGGTATGGCctcattggagtaggtgtggccttggtggagggagtgtgttactgtggaggcacGTTTTGTGGACTCTTATGCTCAAGCTATTAGCAGTGTTAAACACAGTCTCAGCCTGCTGCCAGTAGATCAAAATGAAGAAATCTCTGCTCCTTCTCAAGCATCATCATCATGACTGCCTACACACTGCTAGGTTTTCTACCATGATTTTAATGGACaaaaactctgaactgtaagtcagccccaatcagatgtttttcttttttagaatttccatggtcatggtgtctcttcagagcaatagaaaccctaagataaagACTGTAAGTGTTATCCAACAtaccatatatatgatatatcttTCATGTTAAGATATTCTAACTGAGAGTTTTGAGTTTTGAATAATGAAGTAAATTTCATCATGAaaacattataatttaaaaagaaattacacCAGAAGTGTAGCAGGAAAGGTTAATGTGATTGAGATGATAGATCAGAATTGATGCCACTAAGGGAGCAGAAAATGACAGTTCTTGATGCACCAACTCCAGAAATCTAACAATATTCCAATGAGAAGTATATCATGAATGTTCCTAAACTCATGGATGATGGAGAGATAGCCAACAGGACCACAGAATTGAGAAGATCTATAACAATGATGAGGAATGAGTCTTTTGAACTAATTTGCCCTCATGTACTTTTGTAAAAATTTTTGTTCACAGAGTTTATACAGGTTCATGTTTCTACACTAAGTGTGATAAACTAGAGGCTGATATATAGTTCCTCCATCATTTCAAGGCTCCTTTTGTGTGAAATATTGGGAGTCTGGTATTGCTGAGCaccttgtttatttatatttagaatGTATTTGGACTGATAATTGCCAGCTCATGAAACTTGTTAACTTATCTGCATCCAACTTGTAGATATTCCTGAGGAATGAGACAGTAGCTAGTCTCTGTATTCACAACTATGTAGACTCCAAGCTATACTACCAGTCAGCTCTGCTGGACATCTTGCAACACTGGCCACCCAGCAGCCATCATAGACCCTAGCCAGAGACTGTTCTTTATTGCAGAGTCTTTTCAGGCCTCTTAAAGCACCAGGGAATACATCCAGCAACAGCATCTGATCTCAAAATACAGGAAGGAACCCAGGGGAACTACAGAAGCTGACACCAAAGTCAGCCTATCCAGGGTTGCAACAAGTAGACCTGACTACTATCACCAGTTATACTAAATAGTAAAGGGCTGTTTACTAACAATGAACTCCTCTACATGGCAGAGGAGTTCATTATTATTAGTGCACAGGCACCCAAGTGTAAGAGCATAAGCATTAAAATCAGAGATGTAAAACATTACAGAGAAAAATggagagacccaagaagaaaacacaaaaatgggAGACCTATAAACCCCATGATGAATAATTCCCAGAGTGTTTTTAATTAAGTTACAGAAGTATAAGAAACCACCAACAAAACCTGGGCAGATATCTGCTGCTCATGGATACGCCAGAACAGTCAGAAGATCAGGTGAAAGGCCATACCAGCATGAAGAACAGATAGACTGCCCTCCACCACATGTAGCTCTCTAACTCATTAGGTTCAGTTTCCCAAGACTCAATATGCCACCACTGTTCTTGACCTAccatccagcaaaactttcaatcaccatataTGGGAAAAGCGACATATTCCAagataaagtcaaatttgaacAATATCTGTCTCGagatccagccctacagaaatacTAGAAAGACATCTCCATCCCAATAATATTAACTACACCCAtgtaaaaacaggaaataaataatttcacactAGTAAAGGCAAATAATGGAAGAACATGAATGTTCATGTacttgccaacacacacacacacacacacacacacacacacacacacacacatatacagagagagagagagagacagagagagagagagagagagagagagagagagagagaaagagaaagagagagactaccactaccaccaccaaaataacaggaattaacaatcatcggtgattaatatttttcaatatcAATGGACACAATTCCTCAACAAAAATATCCAGACTAGCAGAATAGTgtgaaaacaggacccatccttctgttgcatacaagaatcACCCCTAATATCGAAGATAAATGTGACCTCATTGTCTCAGAATAAAGCACTGGTCAAAGAATTTCTAAGCAAATGGATATAAGAAGCAGGTTGGTTTttccattctaatatctaacaaaatagatttctgtggtgatttgaaaggcAATGACCTGAAAGGGAGTGGGGCCattaggaggagtggccttgttgggcttggtgtggtcttgttggaggagagtaaacagagaaatactggagctaacagacatgaTGTCCCAAATGAACATAATAGCAATCTACATCACATATCACCCAAATGCTAAAGCACATACTTTTTCTCAGCACCTAATGAAATTTAGTTTTCAAAAATTGACCTCATTCTCAATCACAGAACAAGTCTCTATAGATACAAGAAACTTTAAATAACCCCTGTATAGCTGGAATtctaggaaacagaaacaaaagaaagcctacaaactcatagaaagtTAAGAATCCTATACTGAATGAAAACTGGGTCAAGACCaaagtaagaaagaaatgaaaaacattacACAGTTCAATGAAAGTGAATGACAACATACCCAAACCAATGGACACAATGAGaacagtgctaagagaaaaattcataacTTTAAGTGTctacatatataaattaaagaGATCTCATATGAGCAACTTAACCACAcacctgaaagatctagaacaaaaaATAGCGAACACATCCAAGAAAGCAGGAAATAATCTAactaagggctgaaatcaacaaaggaaaaacaaagaaaataatataaagaatcagtaaaatgaagagtttgttctttgagaaaatcaacagaaTGGACACCACctttctgtgggatgttctgtatgctgtgaatatgtgttgctccaactagttgataaataaaatactgattggccagtagtgaggcaggaagtataggcaggataagcagacaaggacatttttggaagaggaaagctgagtcaggagatgacAGGCTGCAGTCtgggaagcagcatgtaatggcatgcaggtaaagccacagatcACATGGCGACaaaaagatgaacagaaatgggctgagtttaagtgattattttataagtggctgtgtgGTCCATGGGGCTGGGATGGGGAAACCTTTCAGCTACACCACCtaatccaaactaactaaaaggcaggcagagaatatacaaattagcaaaatcagaaatgaaatgtgggacataacaacagacatctAAGATAACAAAGGCATCATTAGAGCACACATTAAAAACCTGTtatccacaaaattgaaaaatctaaaagaaatgaataattttctcttAGCTACCATTTTTCAAAGTAAAATCAAGGTCAGATAAACAATATACATAGTcttataacccctaaggaaacagaagttCTCCATAAAAGTTTCCCAAAGAAAGTAGTACAGAGTCAGTAGATTCTAGTGAAGAATTCTTCCAGACTTAAGAAGAGGTAATGCCAATATTCCTTAAATTAATCttagaaacagaagtaacattgCTTCATTTTATGAAagcacagtcaccctgatacccaaaccataccAAGTttcaacaaaaatataattacaggccaatctccctcatgaacattgatgcaaaaatattccatGAAATACTAGTAAAATGCATCCAAGAAcgtatcaaaaagatcatccacagTGATCAAATAGGCTCCATCACAGAGATGTATGTgtgtttcaacatatgaaaatctgtcaatgtaatccaccatgtaattctgaaaaaaaatccacataattTTCTtattagatgttgaaaaagcctttgaaattAATCTAACATAGCTTCATGATAAAGGGATATCTGGGATACaaggaatatatttaaatataacaaaagcaATATTCAGAAGGCCTttagtcaacatcaaattaaaaggaatgaaattaaaagcaattccactaaaatcaggtaaaaacacaaggctgtccactttctctgtatgtatgaaatttgtcaccaaaactacacagatagctggctggtggtggcacacgcctttaatcctagcacttgggaggcagagtcaggtggatctctgtgagtttgagactagcctggtgtacagagctactccaggacaggctctaaagctaccctgaaaccctgtctcaaaaaaccaaaaaaaaaaaaaaaactacacagataaacactgattaaaaaaccaaaaaataagaaagaaaaaaataaaagagagagtttGTTCAATAGAATGTAATTGAAGACCCAAAATGTCAGTCTGCAAagctatgaatacctgatttttgataaagaaaacagaaatatacaatggaaaaaagaaagcatcttcaacaaatggtctaACCGGATGTCTatatgcagaagaatgcaaatggtTGGATAACTATCACCCTTCAAAACtaaagtctaagtggatcaaagacctcaacatcaaACCAGATTTATCAACAGatggcagcagatgcagagatccacagccaaacattaggcagtaTTTCAGGAAGCCCAAataagagggggaaggaaggattgtaggagccaaagagGTAAAGGCATCACCAGAAAATGACCCAAGGATTCAGGTAGGATgggctgtgggagcccgttctcgggttcctcgtggcttttacccagcaggtccacatagaggatgattagaccacgggcctgagtgcaggtgtctgagatggtctgcacttggctgtgctgggggaggaggtcttttgctccaccccttggcgtctctataaaaaccctggggcagaggcagtcagggcctgttggaataggttccaggctctctcgaggctatcctttattttctatctgtttatctccgcgatattctccgcaataaatctttctatctaatatttcctgctgctcgcactcaagaaaactctggggaactgtgggggtggttgggtaaacgccccacagaatggcgcctgaacagggactaaagaaaaaaaaaaagggactaaagaaaaaaaggggggactaaaaaaaaaggagggactaaagacaaatgaacagggactaaagacaaagtaatagggactattgaataaggaaaataatagttttattacagagtttttggcgaaagtgctgagttcagccctgccagtggatgaggcatgccggtgttatggaaaatatatattttttatatatattgagaggcaggggttttatcctcaagagaaaaggaaagtggactggaaggatgtcagatgctgcagcgaaattctcttctgtcaaaattttctatcttctatccctttctcaatttctatctgtgaaaaataagtataagataTAGCATAgtaatagtgtaggaaaaacttagaagtgtaagattgtgtaggaaaaaataaggcaactagactgaaaaactcttcaattttctaactttggggcctataaacgcaaactgggaaaaaatctttctttgggctttttgggtgataaaaaagctctttgagcttatggggaagaataagtttcctatggaagcttcttgacctggggacagctgaaatgcaaagtccaagcagaaggagaaagtgatttctccctgaggc includes:
- the LOC131902710 gene encoding killer cell immunoglobulin-like receptor 3DL1, with translation MYQFREKCYTKDLKEGKIGDSALRDEGAPLNIFSVHPSAGYHDKPSLSAWPSHIVPLGQHVELRCDSHSDYYTFMLYKEHGNPIPQIQGRPFQKKFVLDPVTSEHAGTYRCHGFNYHYPIKISTNSDPVKVIISGIYRKPFLLALQTPLVDLGEKVTLQCHSEIMIETFILTSHKNGTIKDSLKLSAEHHLGGSQAKFSIGPVTPDHAGTYKCYGFYNHSPYEWSDSSDPIDIKITGLYKKPSLSALMGPVVMSGEIMTLSCVSDLQFDMFHLSTEGVPKGHGLPAVQNQNGTFQGNFHLGPVVQEGNYRCYGSFRNSSHVWSTPSDALYLPVTVDSTRNCTSCTEADSTTSE